GCAGCGTGGTTCGTGCGTCATCAGCTTCGGCGAGAGGAAGGACAGACGACGGCGGAGTATGCGCTCGTGATCTTGGCGGCGGCCGCCGTCGCCGTCGTCCTGATCGCGTGGGCGCGTTCGTCCGGGCGGCTGCCCGCGTTCTTCGATCAGGTGATCGACCAGGTGATCGGAGATGCGAACGGCGCATAGACCGGTCCGCGGACGAGGTCAGAGCGGCACCGCGGCCGTGGAGTTCGCCCTGGTCCTGCCGATCGTGCTGGCGATCGTGCTCGCCCTCGTGCAGGTCGGTCTGCTCGTGCGTGATCGGCTGCTCGTGGAGTCGGCGGTGCGCTCCGGGGCGCGCACCGCCGCCATCGAGCCGGGCGATGACGCCGTGCGGGACGCGGTGCTGCGGGCGGCTCCCGCACTCGACGAGAGCGCGGTCTCGCTGGCGGTCGCCCGCCCGGGCGCCCGCGGCGAGCCGGTGACGGTCTCCCTCACCTACGTCGCTTCGATCCGGGTGCCGTTCGTAGCGTGGCTATTCCCGTCCGGCGTGTCGATGCATGCCCAGGCGACCGACCGCCAGGAGTTCACGTGATCGGTCGTGACCGTTCGCAGGGTGGCTCTGTCTCGATCGTGGTGGCCGGGGTTGCGACGGTCGCCCTGGTCGCATCGCTCGGCGTCGCCGACGTGGGGAAGGCGTTGGTGGCCCGTGCACGAGCGAGAGCCGCGGCCGACGCCGCGGCTCTCGCCGCTGCCCAGGAGCTCGCGTTGCC
This genomic stretch from Actinomycetota bacterium harbors:
- a CDS encoding DUF4244 domain-containing protein — its product is MLQVLNTLWFDAAWFVRHQLRREEGQTTAEYALVILAAAAVAVVLIAWARSSGRLPAFFDQVIDQVIGDANGA
- a CDS encoding TadE/TadG family type IV pilus assembly protein, giving the protein MRTAHRPVRGRGQSGTAAVEFALVLPIVLAIVLALVQVGLLVRDRLLVESAVRSGARTAAIEPGDDAVRDAVLRAAPALDESAVSLAVARPGARGEPVTVSLTYVASIRVPFVAWLFPSGVSMHAQATDRQEFT